A window of the Streptomyces sp. NBC_01351 genome harbors these coding sequences:
- a CDS encoding ATP-binding protein — MNWLIHDYRESDLAAVVHLIDTTAELGQESVFSLAECISALTDRQPCVVAVHQGVPIGAALACVTGERAWVMRIAIASGWRGRGLASALLVELERRLIAARVGRIAYVLPEEDLLGEGLLNAGYTRQPAVAYFEKTEPLHGPAAGLLADLGGRFLPNDLWTKVAGMETEKDLIERRVVLPLAEPERAASHGVRPPRAITLFGPPGTGKTTFARAIASRLGWPFVELLPSRLADGGNLATALRDAFARISELERVLVFIDEVEEIAPVRSEPAQPGGMHGVTNELLKLIPGFREGDERLLVCATNSIRSLDPAFLRPGRFDYLIPIGTPDAGARAAIWARYTAGRADVDVAALVTATELFTPADIEHAARIAAQVSFERDLEAVGARGAAAAQLGATTEDYLAAVAQCRPTVTPAMTGEFEADITAHARF, encoded by the coding sequence GTGAACTGGCTCATCCACGACTACCGCGAGAGCGATCTCGCAGCGGTGGTCCACCTGATCGACACCACGGCCGAACTCGGCCAGGAATCCGTCTTCTCGCTCGCCGAGTGCATCAGCGCCCTCACCGACCGGCAGCCCTGCGTGGTCGCCGTCCACCAGGGCGTCCCGATCGGCGCGGCCCTCGCCTGCGTCACCGGCGAGCGGGCCTGGGTCATGCGCATCGCGATCGCCTCCGGCTGGCGCGGCCGGGGCCTCGCCAGTGCCCTGCTCGTCGAGCTGGAGCGGCGCCTCATCGCCGCCCGCGTCGGCCGCATCGCCTACGTGCTCCCGGAGGAGGACCTGCTCGGCGAGGGCCTGCTGAACGCCGGCTACACCCGGCAGCCGGCGGTCGCCTACTTCGAGAAGACCGAACCCCTCCACGGACCGGCGGCAGGGCTCCTCGCCGACCTCGGCGGGCGCTTCCTCCCCAACGACCTGTGGACCAAGGTCGCGGGCATGGAGACGGAGAAGGACCTCATCGAGCGGCGCGTGGTGCTCCCGCTCGCCGAGCCCGAGCGGGCCGCCTCCCACGGGGTCCGGCCGCCGCGCGCCATCACCCTCTTCGGCCCGCCCGGCACCGGCAAGACCACCTTCGCCCGCGCCATCGCCTCCCGGCTCGGCTGGCCGTTCGTGGAACTCCTGCCGTCCAGGCTCGCCGACGGGGGCAACCTGGCCACCGCGCTGCGCGACGCCTTCGCCCGGATCTCCGAACTGGAGCGGGTGCTCGTCTTCATCGACGAGGTCGAGGAGATCGCCCCCGTGCGCAGCGAGCCCGCCCAGCCCGGCGGCATGCACGGGGTCACGAACGAACTGCTCAAGCTGATACCCGGCTTCCGGGAGGGCGACGAGCGGCTGCTGGTGTGCGCCACCAACTCCATCCGCTCCCTCGACCCGGCCTTCCTGAGGCCCGGACGCTTCGACTACCTGATCCCGATCGGCACCCCGGACGCCGGGGCCCGCGCCGCGATCTGGGCGCGCTACACGGCGGGGCGCGCGGACGTCGACGTGGCGGCGCTGGTGACGGCGACCGAGCTGTTCACGCCGGCCGACATCGAGCACGCGGCGCGGATCGCGGCGCAGGTGTCCTTCGAGCGGGACCTGGAGGCGGTGGGCGCGCGGGGTGCGGCGGCCGCGCAGCTGGGCGCGACCACGGAGGACTACCTGGCGGCGGTGGCGCAGTGCCGGCCGACGGTGACTCCGGCCATGACGGGCGAGTTCGAGGCCGACATCACGGCCCACGCCCGCTTCTGA
- a CDS encoding DUF6191 domain-containing protein — protein MGFVIFMTLPGLAILLTATAFLDLAFVRAGRAGLLPWRGSGSRGQISSTGFEQLHASFSPGKQNELKERQSALVMRDDEEDGAPPRTRVDLDGGLAVIRLPAPGTPATGGSCT, from the coding sequence ATGGGCTTTGTCATCTTCATGACGCTCCCGGGGTTGGCGATACTGCTCACCGCGACGGCGTTCCTCGACCTCGCGTTCGTCCGGGCGGGCCGCGCCGGACTGCTGCCCTGGCGGGGGAGCGGCAGCCGGGGACAGATATCGAGCACCGGCTTCGAGCAGCTGCACGCCAGCTTCTCGCCGGGCAAGCAGAACGAACTCAAGGAGCGCCAGAGCGCCCTCGTCATGCGCGACGACGAGGAGGACGGCGCCCCGCCCCGCACTCGCGTCGACCTCGACGGCGGCCTCGCCGTCATCCGCCTGCCCGCCCCGGGAACCCCGGCTACGGGCGGCAGCTGTACGTGA
- a CDS encoding serine/threonine-protein kinase, with protein MKNTWTVPGYSEVRELGSGGSGRVVLAVHDGTGTAVAVKYLSDRLRQDPAFIGEFRAEARLLGGLRSPYVVGLYEYVEAPGGAAIVMELVDGISLRALLKQSGQADAEAALVVLKGSLLGLAAAHREGVVHRDYKPENVLVAADGSSKLVDFGIAANRGSTPGVAGTPAYMAPEQWQGRPASPAADVYAATATFFECLTGRKPYDGENFAELAVQHIEAPVPETEAPEPVRPLIRRGLAKQPEQRPENAEAFVAELEGVALAAYGPEWEERGQRKLAALAALLPLLFPSAGAAAAGTTAVATTTLSSGQGWAPGRRGWLAAGAALVLGAALLLTTGALGASPGGSAALSAFATTSPAPPGSASPAPSATASPSASPSPSPSASPSPSASASPSPSFSASRSPTPTPKPTVTPSPTPTPTTSPTPPLKVTSVDVSLKTGVYQGDATITVAATGTGPVTVVVEWFLGGQRGAYSVADGTESFVIQAGSLAPVVKHHTFSRDRGCYGGVRVTTKPAAGNTSASDSEYLLRCQDVPR; from the coding sequence ATGAAGAACACGTGGACGGTCCCCGGATACTCGGAGGTCCGCGAACTCGGCTCCGGCGGCAGCGGCCGCGTGGTGCTCGCCGTCCACGACGGCACGGGCACGGCCGTCGCGGTGAAGTACCTCAGCGACCGGCTGCGCCAGGACCCCGCCTTCATCGGGGAGTTCCGCGCCGAGGCCCGGCTGCTCGGCGGTCTGCGCTCCCCGTACGTGGTGGGGCTGTACGAGTACGTGGAGGCGCCCGGCGGCGCCGCCATCGTGATGGAGCTGGTGGACGGGATCTCCCTGCGGGCACTGCTGAAGCAGTCCGGGCAGGCGGACGCCGAGGCCGCGCTCGTGGTGCTGAAGGGCTCGCTGCTCGGGCTGGCCGCGGCGCACCGGGAGGGTGTCGTCCACCGGGACTACAAGCCGGAGAACGTGCTGGTCGCGGCGGACGGCTCCTCGAAGCTGGTGGACTTCGGCATCGCCGCGAACCGCGGGAGCACTCCCGGTGTGGCCGGGACCCCGGCCTACATGGCGCCCGAGCAGTGGCAGGGCCGGCCGGCCTCCCCCGCCGCCGACGTGTACGCGGCGACGGCTACCTTCTTCGAGTGCCTCACCGGCCGCAAACCGTACGACGGGGAGAACTTCGCGGAGCTCGCCGTCCAGCACATCGAGGCCCCGGTGCCGGAGACCGAGGCCCCCGAGCCCGTACGGCCGCTGATCCGGCGCGGTCTGGCCAAGCAGCCGGAGCAACGCCCGGAGAACGCCGAAGCGTTCGTCGCGGAGCTGGAGGGCGTGGCCCTGGCCGCGTACGGACCCGAGTGGGAGGAGCGCGGGCAGCGCAAGCTGGCGGCGCTCGCCGCGCTGCTGCCGCTGCTGTTCCCCTCGGCGGGCGCCGCGGCCGCGGGAACGACGGCGGTGGCGACGACCACGCTGAGCAGTGGCCAGGGCTGGGCCCCGGGCCGGCGCGGCTGGCTGGCGGCGGGGGCGGCCCTGGTGCTGGGGGCCGCGCTGCTGCTGACGACGGGAGCGCTCGGCGCTTCCCCGGGCGGGTCGGCGGCGCTCAGCGCCTTCGCCACGACGAGCCCCGCCCCTCCCGGTTCGGCCTCCCCGGCTCCGAGCGCGACCGCCTCGCCTTCCGCATCGCCGAGTCCGAGCCCCTCGGCGTCGCCGAGCCCTTCGGCGTCCGCCTCGCCCTCCCCGTCGTTCTCCGCGTCGCGGAGCCCCACGCCGACCCCGAAGCCGACGGTCACCCCGTCGCCCACCCCGACGCCCACGACCTCGCCGACACCGCCGCTGAAGGTGACGAGCGTCGACGTGTCGCTCAAGACCGGTGTGTACCAGGGCGACGCGACCATCACGGTCGCCGCCACGGGCACCGGTCCGGTCACCGTGGTGGTGGAGTGGTTCCTGGGCGGCCAGCGGGGCGCCTACTCCGTCGCCGACGGCACCGAGTCCTTCGTGATCCAGGCCGGTTCACTGGCCCCGGTGGTCAAACACCACACCTTCAGCCGGGACCGGGGCTGCTACGGCGGCGTCCGCGTCACCACCAAGCCCGCCGCCGGGAACACCTCCGCCTCCGACTCCGAGTACCTGCTGCGCTGTCAGGACGTGCCCCGATGA
- a CDS encoding Tm-1-like ATP-binding domain-containing protein, giving the protein MTNVVLVGTLDTKGVEYGWLRERLLRTGVEVVLVDTGIMGEPRVPADVPREAVARAAGAELSELRTAADRGAAVTTMARGAEATLLRLHAEGRLHAVLAIGGSGGTSIATRAMRALPLGVPKLMVSSMASGDVSPYVGSADITMMYSVVDIAGINSISAPVLANAVEAVAGMAKAFARAALDLHRPPRLGAGSRPLVAASMAGVTTIGVDAARERLTELGYEVLVFHVSGTGGRTLETLASQGVFAGVLDLTLSELADDLCGGILTAGPDRLSAAGRAGIPQVVSLGALDMVKFGPPETLPERVRHRRVHVHNPSITVIRTTEEECTELGRRVAAKLRAATGPTAVCVPLRGLSTLGAPGGPYHDPDADRALFSALRDGLRGSAARLHDYDTHINDPAFGRAAADRLHSMIGAVSAAA; this is encoded by the coding sequence ATGACGAACGTCGTGCTGGTGGGAACCCTGGACACCAAGGGTGTGGAGTACGGCTGGCTGCGCGAAAGGCTGCTGCGCACCGGCGTCGAAGTGGTACTGGTCGATACAGGAATCATGGGCGAACCCCGGGTGCCCGCGGACGTGCCGCGAGAAGCGGTGGCCCGGGCAGCGGGAGCGGAACTGTCCGAACTGCGCACGGCCGCCGACCGGGGCGCGGCCGTGACCACGATGGCCAGGGGCGCGGAAGCGACCCTGTTACGCCTGCACGCCGAGGGCCGGCTGCACGCGGTGCTCGCGATCGGCGGCAGCGGCGGCACGTCCATCGCGACCCGGGCGATGCGCGCGCTGCCGCTGGGCGTACCGAAACTGATGGTCTCGTCCATGGCGTCGGGGGACGTCTCCCCGTACGTCGGCTCCGCGGACATCACGATGATGTACAGCGTGGTGGACATCGCGGGGATCAACAGCATCTCGGCACCGGTCCTGGCCAACGCCGTGGAGGCCGTCGCCGGCATGGCCAAGGCCTTCGCCCGCGCCGCCCTGGACCTGCACCGCCCGCCGCGCCTCGGAGCGGGCTCGCGTCCGCTGGTCGCGGCGAGCATGGCGGGCGTGACCACGATCGGCGTGGACGCGGCGCGCGAGCGGCTGACGGAGCTGGGCTACGAGGTGCTCGTCTTCCACGTCAGCGGCACCGGCGGCCGCACCCTGGAGACCCTTGCCTCCCAGGGCGTCTTCGCAGGCGTCCTGGACCTGACCCTCAGCGAGCTCGCCGACGACCTGTGCGGGGGCATCCTCACCGCCGGCCCCGACCGGCTCAGCGCCGCCGGGCGGGCCGGGATCCCGCAGGTGGTGAGCCTGGGGGCGCTGGACATGGTCAAGTTCGGGCCGCCGGAAACCCTGCCCGAGCGGGTCCGCCACCGCCGGGTCCACGTGCACAACCCGTCCATCACGGTGATCCGTACCACCGAGGAGGAATGCACGGAGCTCGGCCGCCGGGTAGCCGCCAAACTCCGCGCGGCGACCGGCCCCACGGCCGTCTGCGTCCCGCTCCGCGGACTGTCCACGCTCGGTGCGCCGGGTGGGCCCTACCATGACCCCGACGCGGACCGGGCCCTGTTCTCGGCGCTGCGCGACGGCTTGCGGGGCAGCGCCGCCCGGCTCCACGACTACGACACCCACATCAACGACCCTGCCTTCGGGCGGGCCGCGGCGGACCGTCTGCACTCCATGATCGGAGCGGTCTCGGCCGCGGCCTGA
- a CDS encoding NUDIX domain-containing protein, whose amino-acid sequence MSHKKRSAGLLLFRRTGETAGRPADHGIEVLLGHMGGPLWSGRDAGGWAIPKGEYEPDETPRDAARREFTEELGLPPPEGEYLPLGDVVLSSGKLVTIWAVEADLDPALMVPGTFSMEWPPHSGTVREFPELDRVAWFAPPAARHQLIPAQIPFLERLLTLLED is encoded by the coding sequence ATGAGCCACAAGAAGCGCAGTGCCGGGCTGCTCCTCTTCCGCCGTACCGGCGAGACGGCGGGACGCCCGGCGGACCACGGCATCGAGGTCCTGCTCGGCCACATGGGCGGCCCCCTGTGGTCCGGGCGGGACGCCGGGGGCTGGGCCATCCCGAAGGGCGAGTACGAACCGGACGAGACGCCGCGGGACGCGGCCCGCCGGGAGTTCACCGAGGAGCTCGGGCTGCCGCCGCCGGAGGGCGAGTACCTGCCGCTGGGGGACGTGGTGCTGAGCAGCGGGAAGCTGGTGACCATCTGGGCGGTGGAGGCGGACCTCGACCCCGCGCTGATGGTGCCGGGCACCTTCTCCATGGAGTGGCCGCCGCACTCGGGGACCGTACGGGAGTTCCCCGAGCTGGACCGGGTGGCCTGGTTCGCTCCCCCGGCGGCCCGACATCAGCTGATTCCGGCTCAGATTCCGTTTCTGGAGCGACTGTTGACCCTATTGGAGGATTGA
- a CDS encoding cation diffusion facilitator family transporter — translation MSGLDQAHDQEREHEHDHGREAAHGHYDAGRDHGHGPGGHGHDHGPGGHSHGVSADADRRWLAIALGLIAGFMAIEVVIGIMAHSLALISDAAHMLTDAVSIALALIAMRLAARPARGGFTYGLKRAEILSAQANGLTLLLLGAWLAYEAVRRLMDPPPVEGGMVVVTALAGIVVNVAAAWCISRANRSSLAVEGAYQHVLNDLFAFIGTAIAGLIVLTTGFRQADAIATLVVVALMVKAGYGLVRESGRIFLEAAPAHVDPDAVGDRLVGQPPVTEVHDLHIWTITSGQAALSAHVLVEPAGDCHAVRRDLERLLAKEYGITHTTLQVDHAQESLLTVGRAGEGPDDLSDPHCAEAHGPVHRQGPHDH, via the coding sequence ATGTCCGGGCTCGACCAGGCTCACGATCAAGAGCGAGAGCACGAGCACGACCACGGCCGAGAGGCCGCGCACGGGCACTACGACGCGGGCCGTGACCACGGGCACGGGCCGGGGGGCCACGGGCACGACCACGGACCCGGAGGCCACAGCCACGGCGTGTCCGCGGACGCCGACCGCCGCTGGCTGGCGATCGCCCTCGGCCTGATCGCCGGCTTCATGGCCATCGAAGTGGTCATCGGCATCATGGCCCACTCACTGGCCCTGATCTCCGACGCGGCGCACATGCTGACGGACGCCGTCTCGATCGCCCTCGCGCTCATCGCGATGCGGCTGGCCGCCCGGCCCGCCCGCGGCGGGTTCACGTACGGCCTCAAGCGCGCGGAGATACTCTCCGCGCAGGCCAACGGGCTGACCCTGCTCCTGCTGGGGGCCTGGCTGGCCTACGAGGCGGTGCGACGGCTGATGGACCCGCCGCCGGTCGAGGGCGGCATGGTCGTGGTGACGGCGCTCGCGGGCATCGTCGTCAATGTGGCGGCGGCCTGGTGCATCTCCCGGGCGAACCGTTCCTCCCTGGCCGTGGAGGGCGCCTACCAGCACGTCCTCAACGACCTCTTCGCCTTCATCGGGACCGCCATCGCCGGCCTGATCGTGCTGACCACCGGCTTCCGGCAGGCCGACGCGATCGCCACCCTCGTGGTGGTGGCGCTGATGGTCAAGGCGGGCTACGGGCTGGTCCGCGAGTCCGGCCGGATCTTCCTGGAGGCCGCCCCGGCCCACGTGGACCCGGACGCGGTCGGCGATCGGCTCGTCGGACAGCCGCCGGTCACCGAGGTGCACGACCTGCACATCTGGACCATCACCTCCGGCCAGGCGGCCCTCTCGGCGCACGTGCTCGTGGAGCCGGCGGGCGACTGCCACGCCGTACGCCGGGACCTGGAGCGGCTGCTGGCCAAGGAGTACGGGATCACCCACACCACCCTCCAGGTGGACCACGCGCAGGAATCCCTCCTCACGGTCGGCCGCGCGGGCGAGGGCCCCGACGACCTGAGCGACCCCCACTGCGCGGAGGCGCACGGGCCGGTGCACCGGCAGGGGCCGCACGACCACTGA
- a CDS encoding FHA domain-containing protein, whose translation MVQRPGVPTAPELVLETDLGSTRMSPGRSYHVGRDPLCEICLDDARVSWHHAILRPEGDHWTIEDEGSTNGTWVDGHRVQEWSVGVGTELRFGSVEDGPRALVVGRTPSAAPAAARPSRVSNPGMTGTFRQPTTVRPLAPRTAVRIGRAPDSDLVIDDLVVSRRHAELRSLADGSYEIADLGSHNGTYLNGARIDGTARLTEGDIVGIGHTAFCLVGDQLQEYVDTGEVSLDVQDLRVTVDQGRKTLMDGVSFPVGAKCLLAVVGPSGAGKSTLLGALTGLRPADSGTVLYDGRDLYRDYAELRSRIGLVPQDDILHAQLTVRRALVYAAELRFPQDTAKAEREARVDEVIRELGLVQRADQPIHSLSGGQRKRVSVALELLTKPSLLFLDEPTSGLDPGMDRSVMHMLRGLADDGRTVIVVTHSVLSLDVCDRLLFLAPGGRVAYFGPPQEALAFFGFEEWPEAFEAFETQQDRDWAGAYRGSPAHRRYVDVTAGRPGLAEGAAGVARPAPLPPPKAQSWGSQLSTLIRRYAAVLGADRTFLVIMVALPFMMGAMARALAGSSLTAETALNALLILTIGGVLTGAANAVRELVKERVIYQRERAVGLSRSAYLMSKVVVLGTITVGQAVVLTLVALGGVKLNAPGGKGVLMPPLIEITLAVALLSFTAMMLGLLISALVRKEEVTMPLLVLLAIVQVVFCGTLLKLYDVAVLEQVAWLAPARWAMGAMGGTIQLSAIVPGNLTQDPIFDHEAGVWLISMCMLPALSVVFGLMVSRLLRRHEPAVMRKQPRR comes from the coding sequence ATGGTCCAGCGCCCCGGTGTGCCGACCGCCCCCGAGCTCGTTCTGGAGACCGACCTGGGGTCCACACGGATGAGCCCCGGCCGGAGCTACCACGTCGGCAGGGACCCCCTCTGCGAGATCTGCCTCGACGACGCCCGCGTCTCCTGGCACCACGCGATCCTGCGCCCCGAGGGGGACCACTGGACGATCGAGGACGAGGGCAGCACCAACGGAACCTGGGTCGACGGCCACCGCGTTCAGGAGTGGAGCGTCGGCGTCGGCACCGAGCTCCGTTTCGGCAGCGTCGAGGACGGCCCCCGCGCCCTCGTCGTCGGCCGGACGCCCTCCGCCGCGCCCGCCGCCGCCCGGCCGTCCCGCGTCTCGAACCCCGGCATGACCGGCACCTTCCGGCAGCCGACCACGGTGCGCCCGCTGGCCCCCCGTACCGCCGTGCGCATCGGCCGCGCCCCCGACAGCGACCTCGTCATCGACGACCTCGTCGTTTCCCGGCGCCACGCCGAACTGCGCTCCCTGGCCGACGGCAGCTACGAGATCGCCGACCTCGGCAGCCACAACGGCACCTACCTCAACGGCGCCCGCATCGACGGGACCGCCCGTCTCACCGAGGGCGACATCGTCGGCATCGGCCACACCGCCTTCTGCCTCGTCGGCGACCAGCTCCAGGAGTACGTGGACACCGGTGAGGTGTCCCTCGACGTCCAGGACCTCCGGGTCACCGTCGACCAGGGCCGCAAGACCCTCATGGACGGCGTCTCCTTCCCCGTGGGCGCCAAGTGCCTGCTCGCCGTCGTCGGCCCCAGCGGCGCCGGCAAGTCCACCCTGCTCGGCGCCCTCACGGGCCTGCGCCCCGCCGACAGCGGCACCGTCCTGTACGACGGCCGCGACCTCTACCGCGACTACGCCGAACTGCGCAGCCGCATCGGCCTCGTGCCCCAGGACGACATCCTGCACGCCCAGCTCACCGTCCGCCGCGCGCTCGTCTACGCCGCCGAGCTGCGCTTCCCGCAGGACACCGCCAAGGCCGAACGCGAAGCCCGGGTCGACGAGGTGATCCGGGAACTCGGCCTCGTCCAACGGGCCGACCAGCCCATCCACAGCCTCTCCGGCGGCCAGCGCAAACGCGTCTCCGTCGCCCTGGAACTGCTGACGAAGCCCTCCCTGCTCTTCCTCGACGAACCCACCTCCGGCCTCGACCCCGGCATGGACCGCTCGGTCATGCACATGCTGCGCGGCCTCGCCGACGACGGCCGCACCGTCATCGTGGTCACCCACAGCGTGCTCAGCCTCGACGTCTGCGACCGGTTGCTGTTCCTCGCCCCCGGCGGGCGCGTCGCCTACTTCGGCCCGCCCCAGGAGGCCCTCGCCTTCTTCGGTTTCGAGGAGTGGCCGGAGGCCTTCGAGGCGTTCGAGACCCAGCAGGACCGCGACTGGGCGGGGGCCTACCGGGGCTCGCCCGCCCACCGCCGGTATGTAGACGTCACCGCCGGCCGGCCCGGGTTGGCCGAAGGCGCCGCGGGCGTCGCCCGGCCCGCGCCCCTGCCCCCGCCCAAGGCGCAGAGCTGGGGCTCCCAACTTTCCACCCTGATCCGCCGGTACGCCGCCGTACTCGGCGCCGACCGCACCTTCCTCGTCATCATGGTCGCGCTCCCGTTCATGATGGGGGCCATGGCCCGCGCCCTCGCGGGGAGCAGCCTCACCGCCGAGACGGCTCTCAACGCCCTGCTCATCCTTACCATCGGCGGAGTGCTCACCGGCGCCGCCAACGCCGTCCGCGAACTCGTCAAGGAACGGGTGATCTACCAGCGCGAACGCGCCGTCGGGCTGTCCCGGTCCGCCTACCTGATGTCCAAGGTGGTGGTGCTCGGCACCATCACCGTCGGCCAGGCCGTGGTGCTGACCCTGGTGGCTCTCGGCGGAGTGAAACTGAACGCCCCGGGAGGCAAGGGCGTGTTGATGCCGCCACTGATCGAGATCACCCTCGCCGTGGCCCTGCTGTCCTTCACCGCGATGATGCTCGGCCTGCTGATCTCAGCCCTCGTCCGCAAGGAGGAGGTCACCATGCCGCTGCTGGTCCTCCTCGCCATCGTCCAGGTCGTCTTCTGCGGCACCCTGCTGAAGCTCTACGACGTCGCCGTCCTCGAACAGGTGGCGTGGCTGGCGCCCGCCCGCTGGGCGATGGGCGCGATGGGAGGCACCATCCAGCTCAGTGCGATCGTCCCCGGCAACCTCACACAGGACCCGATCTTCGACCACGAGGCCGGCGTGTGGCTGATCAGCATGTGCATGCTGCCCGCCCTGTCCGTGGTCTTCGGCCTCATGGTGTCCCGGCTGCTGCGCCGCCACGAGCCGGCCGTCATGCGGAAGCAGCCGCGGCGATGA
- a CDS encoding serine/threonine-protein kinase, whose translation MGEPSGREGASGREGGSGRPSDLRGKQIAGYLVESEIGRGGMAVVYRAKDLRLDRTVALKLLAPQLARNDTFRQRFVHESKVAAAIDHPHIVPVFEAGETEGLLYIAMRYVAGEDLRAMLDRTGPLSMETAARIAGQVASALDAAHDHGLVHRDVKPGNILVARGTDSEHPEHVYLTDFGLTKKSLSLTGFTTAGQFVGTLDYVAPEQIWGKPVDGRCDVYSLGCVVYETLSGAPPFRRDDDMALLWAHQYDPPPPLSSLRPGLPAAVDAVLAKALAKSPEDRWDTCLEFTGALRHADTPKPKRAAAGPPSAPPEPPGWALPVFRR comes from the coding sequence ATGGGGGAGCCTTCCGGCCGGGAAGGGGCCTCCGGCCGCGAAGGGGGCTCCGGTCGCCCCTCGGACCTGCGGGGGAAACAGATCGCCGGGTACCTGGTGGAGAGCGAGATCGGGCGCGGCGGCATGGCGGTCGTCTACCGGGCGAAGGACCTGCGGCTCGACCGGACGGTGGCGCTCAAGCTGCTGGCGCCCCAGCTGGCGCGCAACGACACCTTCCGGCAGCGGTTCGTCCACGAGTCCAAGGTGGCCGCGGCCATCGACCACCCGCACATCGTCCCCGTGTTCGAGGCGGGGGAGACCGAAGGGCTGCTGTACATCGCCATGCGCTACGTGGCCGGGGAGGACCTGCGGGCGATGCTCGACCGGACGGGCCCGCTGTCGATGGAGACGGCCGCCCGGATCGCCGGGCAGGTGGCCTCGGCGCTGGACGCGGCGCACGACCACGGGCTGGTGCACCGCGACGTGAAGCCGGGCAACATCCTGGTCGCGCGCGGCACCGACAGCGAGCACCCGGAGCACGTGTACCTCACGGACTTCGGGCTGACCAAGAAGTCGCTGTCGCTGACCGGCTTCACGACGGCCGGGCAGTTCGTCGGGACCCTGGACTACGTGGCCCCGGAACAGATCTGGGGGAAGCCGGTGGACGGCCGGTGCGACGTCTACAGCCTGGGCTGCGTCGTCTACGAGACCCTGTCGGGCGCGCCGCCCTTCCGGCGCGACGACGACATGGCCCTGCTCTGGGCCCACCAGTACGATCCGCCGCCCCCGCTGAGCTCCCTGAGGCCGGGCCTGCCGGCGGCGGTGGACGCGGTACTGGCGAAGGCCCTGGCCAAATCGCCGGAGGACCGCTGGGACACCTGCCTGGAGTTCACCGGAGCCCTCCGCCACGCGGACACCCCGAAGCCGAAGCGAGCGGCCGCCGGACCGCCCTCCGCGCCGCCGGAGCCGCCGGGCTGGGCGCTGCCGGTGTTCCGGCGGTGA
- a CDS encoding streptophobe family protein has protein sequence MSHTTRSPSPGSSAGALRDAFLTVLAAFAVMAAVAAAGLACAGAGDLPGGAFPRVVAAVVVMAAGGSVEVTGSAGFLADADASLSVLPLSVSLAGALTAGYCFLRPLHNRAVARPRELLGRAVPLVVLWLLALTGATLLARQTFAIDTGDNPLGELGELLDSSPTVGFEGDLPATLLYGLLWILGLLLVALLVSRRAPLPARLVRFHTALRPAAFATVALLLAYVVLGIGVGIVVAATQGHAGRTFAVILLGLPNLMWLALTLGFGGAWEGKVEGPFGLPMPQLLDQVLRGPDLSTIDVASLAERDARAWWLVVVAAVLLLGTGVLAAVRSPAHVRPWQHALHLGVALGLATLTVCLLVGIQAQFGLSLLGLGDVDGLGGTVELAPVLWRTVGLGLLWGAVAGFLGALLARPLHRRGRVDDPAAATQPTP, from the coding sequence GTGAGCCATACGACGAGATCACCATCGCCGGGGAGCTCCGCGGGGGCACTGCGCGACGCCTTCCTGACGGTCCTGGCCGCCTTCGCGGTAATGGCCGCCGTCGCCGCGGCCGGGCTGGCCTGTGCCGGCGCGGGCGACCTGCCGGGCGGCGCGTTCCCCCGGGTCGTCGCCGCCGTGGTCGTGATGGCGGCCGGCGGCTCCGTCGAGGTGACGGGCAGCGCGGGATTCCTGGCGGACGCGGACGCGAGCCTGTCCGTGCTCCCGCTCTCGGTGAGCCTGGCCGGCGCCCTCACGGCCGGCTACTGCTTCCTGCGCCCCCTGCACAACCGGGCGGTGGCCCGGCCTCGCGAACTCCTCGGCAGGGCCGTCCCGTTGGTGGTGCTCTGGCTCCTCGCACTCACCGGCGCGACGCTGCTCGCCCGCCAGACCTTCGCCATCGACACCGGGGACAATCCCCTGGGCGAGCTCGGCGAACTACTCGACTCCTCCCCGACGGTGGGCTTCGAGGGCGACCTGCCCGCCACGCTCCTGTACGGACTCCTGTGGATCCTCGGCCTGTTGCTGGTGGCCCTGCTGGTCTCGCGCCGCGCCCCGCTCCCGGCCCGCCTGGTCCGCTTCCACACGGCGCTGCGCCCCGCCGCCTTCGCCACCGTCGCGCTGCTCCTCGCGTACGTGGTGCTCGGCATCGGTGTCGGCATCGTGGTGGCGGCCACCCAGGGCCATGCCGGGCGGACCTTCGCCGTGATCCTGCTGGGGCTGCCCAACCTGATGTGGTTGGCGCTCACCCTGGGCTTCGGCGGCGCCTGGGAGGGCAAGGTCGAGGGCCCCTTCGGACTGCCGATGCCGCAGCTCCTGGACCAGGTCCTGCGCGGCCCGGACCTCTCCACGATCGACGTGGCCTCGCTCGCCGAGCGGGACGCCCGGGCCTGGTGGCTGGTGGTGGTGGCAGCCGTCCTGCTGCTCGGCACCGGCGTCCTGGCGGCCGTACGCTCCCCCGCCCACGTACGCCCCTGGCAGCACGCGCTCCACTTGGGCGTGGCGCTGGGCCTGGCGACCCTGACGGTCTGTCTGCTCGTCGGGATTCAGGCCCAGTTCGGCCTCTCGCTCCTGGGCCTCGGCGACGTGGACGGCCTGGGCGGCACGGTCGAACTCGCCCCGGTCCTGTGGCGCACGGTCGGCCTCGGCCTCCTCTGGGGCGCGGTGGCCGGCTTCCTCGGCGCCCTCCTGGCCCGCCCCCTGCACCGCCGCGGCCGCGTGGACGACCCGGCCGCGGCCACGCAGCCGACCCCCTGA